From one Prochlorococcus marinus CUG1433 genomic stretch:
- a CDS encoding GNAT family N-acetyltransferase — protein MISIKQINEKDIDLCYELDSNTISLWSKNQWAKEFNKEDTKIFGLMLKNLIIGICVFQVVLDEAQINYFVVNKNFRKRGFGTYLMGHVIRQCEKLKINRLLLEVSHRNFIAEKFYSRFDFSTVGTRRQYYKDGSDALLKEKKLIKK, from the coding sequence ATGATATCTATTAAACAAATAAATGAGAAAGATATTGATTTATGTTATGAATTAGATTCAAATACAATTTCGTTATGGAGCAAAAATCAGTGGGCTAAGGAATTCAATAAGGAAGATACAAAAATCTTTGGGTTAATGCTGAAAAATTTAATTATAGGAATATGCGTTTTTCAAGTTGTTCTAGATGAAGCTCAAATAAATTATTTTGTAGTAAACAAGAACTTTAGAAAAAGAGGTTTTGGAACTTACCTTATGGGCCACGTAATTAGACAGTGTGAAAAATTAAAAATTAATAGATTACTATTAGAAGTCTCCCACAGAAATTTTATTGCTGAGAAATTTTATAGTCGGTTTGATTTTTCTACCGTGGGAACAAGAAGGCAATATTATAAGGATGGTTCAGATGCTCTTTTAAAAGAAAAAAAATTAATAAAGAAGTAA
- a CDS encoding photosystem II reaction center PsbP family protein, with amino-acid sequence MKNIKFNPFKYLFLIFLCLSLSACSGGLNAGLEAYQSPDGRYAFLYPTGWTRVKVDGGPEIIYHDLINSNETLSLVISDVNKEVQLEQLGSPSEVGQTLIDKVIAPEGSGREVKLINANKREASNHIFYDLEYKLNLNEKGRHELATVVIDRGTLYTLAVGTNEERWNKVDGMFTNVIESFNFLI; translated from the coding sequence ATGAAAAATATTAAATTTAACCCTTTCAAGTATTTATTTTTGATTTTTTTGTGTTTATCGCTGAGTGCTTGTAGTGGCGGACTAAATGCGGGATTAGAAGCTTATCAAAGTCCAGATGGAAGATACGCCTTTTTGTATCCAACAGGATGGACTAGAGTAAAAGTCGATGGAGGACCTGAAATTATTTATCATGATCTAATAAATAGTAATGAGACCTTAAGTTTAGTTATTTCTGATGTAAATAAAGAGGTTCAATTAGAGCAATTAGGAAGCCCAAGCGAAGTAGGCCAAACATTAATTGATAAAGTCATTGCTCCCGAAGGTTCAGGAAGAGAGGTAAAACTTATAAATGCCAATAAGAGGGAGGCATCCAATCATATTTTCTATGATTTAGAGTATAAATTAAATTTAAATGAAAAGGGCCGGCACGAATTAGCCACTGTAGTAATTGATAGAGGAACACTTTATACTCTCGCTGTGGGTACAAATGAAGAGAGATGGAATAAAGTTGACGGTATGTTTACTAATGTAATTGAATCATTTAACTTTTTAATATAG
- a CDS encoding isoprenyl transferase, with translation MSLEKTIQKRNIELSKMIDMQKVPEHVAIIMDGNGRWATKKGLPRSIGHNKGVSALKEIIKSSKQLGCRVLTVYAFSTENWTRPTKEVNFLINLFGEVLRNEIKEIHRESIKIKFIGDLTPFPENLKKVIYHSESLTNNNDDFLLNVCVNYGGRQEIVKVAKEIALKSFSGEIKPDEINEELFSSRLLTKGIKDPELLIRTSGEKRISNFLLWQLAYSEIYISDVLWPDFNEFEFLKAIIDYQSRNRRFGGIESLPNESFEDSQCSN, from the coding sequence ATGAGTTTGGAAAAAACAATTCAAAAAAGAAACATTGAATTATCCAAGATGATAGATATGCAAAAAGTCCCTGAACATGTAGCAATAATTATGGATGGGAATGGGAGATGGGCTACAAAAAAAGGTTTGCCACGGTCAATAGGTCATAACAAAGGTGTTAGTGCATTAAAAGAAATCATCAAATCATCAAAACAATTAGGTTGTAGGGTACTTACTGTTTATGCTTTTTCAACTGAGAATTGGACAAGACCAACAAAAGAGGTCAATTTCCTAATAAATCTTTTCGGAGAAGTTTTGAGAAATGAAATTAAAGAGATCCATCGAGAGTCTATAAAAATAAAATTTATCGGAGATTTAACACCTTTCCCAGAAAACTTAAAAAAGGTAATTTACCATTCAGAATCACTCACTAATAATAATGATGATTTTTTACTAAATGTTTGCGTAAATTACGGAGGTAGGCAGGAAATCGTAAAAGTTGCTAAGGAAATAGCATTAAAATCTTTTTCTGGGGAAATAAAACCGGATGAAATTAATGAAGAATTATTTAGTTCTAGGTTATTAACTAAAGGAATTAAGGATCCAGAATTACTTATAAGAACAAGTGGAGAAAAAAGAATAAGTAATTTTCTACTATGGCAATTAGCTTATTCAGAAATTTACATTTCTGATGTGCTTTGGCCAGACTTCAATGAGTTTGAATTTCTTAAAGCAATAATTGATTACCAATCAAGGAATAGACGTTTTGGCGGTATAGAATCATTACCAAATGAATCTTTTGAAGATTCTCAATGTTCCAACTAA
- a CDS encoding rhodanese-related sulfurtransferase encodes MKNKNYKIVSLYSFFPFQENSILDLKNKLLEIENENDLSGLLIFASEGINGTICAEENVIEIVMNLLNSYTNNKNYNIKVSFSEKKIFRKLKIKIKKEIVTMGVPGISPSKDAGNYINSTDWNKLIEDKNTIIIDTRNHYEVSIGTFKNSINPKTRNFSEFPNWVDEHLENHLENKKSTNIAMFCTGGIRCEKATSLLKKKGYKNIYHLQGGILQYLDDITEEKNLFEGECFVFDKRVALDNELKKGSYSICHACGMPVSIQDQKRKEFREGIQCHFCINQFSDDDRKRFEERQKQMDRLKVENNKICQD; translated from the coding sequence ATGAAAAATAAAAATTATAAAATTGTTTCTCTTTATTCTTTCTTTCCATTTCAAGAAAACTCAATTCTTGATCTCAAAAATAAATTATTAGAAATCGAAAATGAAAACGATCTTTCAGGTTTATTAATTTTTGCAAGTGAGGGTATTAATGGAACTATTTGTGCGGAAGAAAATGTAATTGAAATTGTAATGAATTTACTTAATTCATACACAAATAATAAAAATTACAACATCAAAGTAAGTTTCTCAGAAAAGAAAATCTTCAGGAAATTAAAAATAAAAATCAAAAAAGAAATTGTCACAATGGGAGTCCCTGGAATAAGCCCATCTAAAGATGCGGGTAATTATATTAACTCAACTGATTGGAATAAATTAATTGAAGATAAAAATACAATTATTATTGACACAAGAAATCATTATGAGGTTTCCATTGGGACGTTTAAAAATTCGATAAACCCTAAGACAAGAAACTTTAGTGAATTCCCAAATTGGGTAGATGAACATTTAGAAAACCACTTAGAAAATAAAAAGTCAACAAATATAGCCATGTTTTGTACCGGAGGTATCAGATGTGAAAAAGCAACTAGTTTATTGAAAAAGAAAGGTTATAAAAATATCTATCATCTGCAAGGGGGGATTTTGCAATACCTTGATGACATAACAGAAGAAAAAAATTTATTTGAAGGTGAATGTTTCGTTTTTGATAAAAGAGTTGCTTTAGACAATGAATTAAAAAAAGGTTCCTATTCCATTTGTCACGCCTGTGGAATGCCTGTTTCAATTCAAGATCAAAAAAGAAAAGAATTTAGAGAGGGTATTCAATGTCACTTCTGCATAAATCAATTTAGTGATGATGATAGAAAAAGATTTGAAGAAAGACAAAAGCAGATGGATAGATTAAAAGTTGAGAATAATAAAATCTGTCAGGACTAA
- a CDS encoding TIGR00159 family protein — MNFWGFINLKLLLDVLFALGFGLLLFSRVKEQRTLWLLRGYLLLVSSAWFIQRYAFLPLTSKLIDAVVLACSLSLAILWQGELRRLMELLGTGRLAVLLGNPPKEFRATSTTITQLVETAGRLSQNRRGALIVVDLGSDLRPEDFLYSGTNIEAQLSTDLLINLFATDTPLHDGAVLVKGNKIISAGVILPLSRQGISRYGTRHLAALGITERFDRCICIVVSEETGTLSLANQGKLERPITSSRLQELLLNLIGNQNSMGTNKPSVSKTALSQKTNPSDNIISDISEKESNKSEIITHKKD, encoded by the coding sequence GTGAATTTCTGGGGGTTTATAAATTTAAAGCTTTTATTAGATGTCTTATTTGCTCTAGGTTTTGGACTTTTATTGTTTTCTAGAGTAAAAGAACAGAGAACATTATGGCTGTTAAGGGGATATTTACTTTTAGTTTCATCTGCATGGTTTATACAAAGATATGCCTTTCTTCCTTTAACTTCAAAATTAATTGATGCTGTAGTACTAGCTTGCTCTCTCTCTTTAGCAATCCTTTGGCAAGGAGAGCTTAGAAGATTAATGGAATTATTAGGTACTGGGAGGTTAGCTGTACTACTTGGAAATCCACCAAAGGAATTTAGAGCAACCTCTACAACAATTACCCAGTTAGTAGAGACTGCAGGCAGACTTTCTCAGAATAGAAGGGGAGCATTAATCGTTGTCGATTTGGGTAGTGATCTAAGACCTGAAGATTTCTTATACTCAGGGACAAATATTGAGGCTCAACTTTCAACAGACCTTTTAATAAATCTTTTTGCAACAGATACACCATTGCACGATGGAGCAGTTCTTGTTAAAGGTAATAAAATAATATCAGCTGGTGTAATACTTCCTCTCTCGAGACAAGGTATCAGTAGATATGGCACAAGACACTTAGCTGCATTAGGAATTACAGAAAGATTTGATAGGTGTATTTGCATAGTTGTTTCTGAAGAGACAGGTACGTTATCATTAGCAAACCAAGGAAAACTAGAAAGGCCAATTACAAGCAGCAGGTTACAAGAACTTCTTTTAAATTTGATTGGTAATCAAAATTCTATGGGAACAAATAAACCATCTGTAAGTAAAACTGCATTATCCCAAAAAACAAACCCAAGTGATAATATTATCAGTGATATCAGCGAAAAAGAGTCCAATAAATCAGAAATCATCACTCACAAAAAGGATTAA
- the lysA gene encoding diaminopimelate decarboxylase, whose amino-acid sequence MEEKKSFLKQKIDHKSPNKNIVPITTSIGSDGKLSIGGCSIEELIKKYDSPLYILDELTLRNSCRAYKKALEDYYPGESLPIYASKANSSIFMSNLVASEGLGLDAVSEGELLTALNGGVPNEKIVFHGNNKSDKEIEFAVANNIKVIVDNDYDLERLEEISNSLNHDLEIMVRFTPGIECHTHEYIRTGSFDSKFGFGIEYLNVLFSRISNSKHLKLKGLHAHIGSQIFELEPHKDLGEIMVNVILDAKKFGHDIKKLNVGGGLGIKYTENDDPPSIYEWVKTISTSVVNACEKHNLDLPTLMCEPGRSIVSTAGVTIYKIGAFKEIPGIRTYLSVDGGMSDNPRPITYQSSYSACLVKNPFNIDSKNKYTIAGKHCESGDVLFKEIELADCKTGDLICVFGTGAYNISMSSNYNRIPRPAALVVFDGEAEIIQKRESPSDLLKYDVLPDRFIKQN is encoded by the coding sequence ATGGAAGAAAAAAAATCCTTTTTAAAACAAAAGATTGATCACAAAAGTCCTAATAAAAATATCGTACCTATCACTACATCTATTGGAAGTGATGGAAAATTATCAATTGGTGGATGTTCTATCGAAGAATTAATTAAGAAATATGATTCTCCTTTATATATCTTAGATGAACTTACTTTAAGAAACTCATGTAGAGCTTATAAAAAAGCACTAGAAGATTATTACCCAGGCGAATCATTACCGATATATGCCTCCAAAGCAAATAGTTCTATTTTTATGAGTAATCTTGTTGCATCAGAAGGTTTAGGACTTGATGCCGTTTCAGAGGGAGAACTTTTAACTGCCCTCAATGGCGGGGTCCCAAACGAAAAAATTGTTTTTCATGGGAATAATAAATCAGATAAAGAAATAGAGTTTGCAGTTGCAAATAATATTAAAGTTATTGTTGATAATGATTACGACTTAGAAAGGTTAGAAGAAATCTCAAATTCATTGAATCATGACTTAGAAATCATGGTTCGCTTTACTCCTGGAATAGAATGCCACACTCATGAATACATAAGGACAGGATCATTTGACAGTAAATTTGGGTTTGGAATTGAATATTTAAATGTTTTATTTTCAAGGATTAGTAATTCTAAACATCTCAAATTAAAAGGATTACATGCCCATATTGGTTCCCAAATTTTTGAATTAGAACCTCATAAGGACCTAGGCGAAATAATGGTTAATGTTATTTTGGATGCAAAAAAATTTGGCCATGACATTAAAAAATTGAATGTAGGAGGTGGTTTAGGTATCAAATACACTGAAAATGACGATCCACCATCAATTTACGAATGGGTTAAAACAATCTCTACATCAGTTGTTAATGCTTGTGAAAAGCACAACTTAGATTTACCTACATTAATGTGCGAACCTGGAAGATCTATTGTATCTACAGCAGGGGTTACAATTTACAAAATTGGTGCTTTTAAAGAAATTCCTGGGATCAGAACATACTTATCTGTAGATGGTGGCATGAGTGATAATCCAAGACCAATAACATATCAATCAAGTTATTCTGCATGTTTGGTAAAAAATCCTTTTAATATTGATTCCAAAAATAAATATACTATTGCTGGAAAGCACTGCGAATCAGGAGATGTATTATTTAAAGAGATTGAATTAGCAGATTGCAAAACAGGAGATCTAATATGTGTTTTTGGGACAGGTGCATACAATATCTCGATGAGTTCTAACTATAATAGAATCCCAAGACCTGCTGCCCTTGTAGTATTTGATGGGGAAGCAGAGATAATCCAAAAGAGAGAAAGTCCATCAGATCTTTTGAAATATGATGTCTTACCTGATCGCTTTATCAAACAAAATTAG
- the recR gene encoding recombination protein RecR produces MITYTKPLSKLIGHFEKFPGIGPRTAQRLALFILKQPESTIRDFSKALLEAHSNVGRCKKCFNLTSEDECEICKNTERNQKLICVVAETKDLLALERAREFKGVYHVIGGLISPMDSVGPELLEIRSLVERVSKSEIDEIILALTPSVEGDTTSLYIGKLLAPFTKVTRIAYGLPMGSELEYVDEVTLARALEGRTKLN; encoded by the coding sequence TTGATTACTTATACCAAACCGCTTTCAAAATTAATTGGTCATTTTGAGAAATTCCCAGGGATTGGTCCAAGAACAGCGCAACGATTAGCCCTGTTCATTTTAAAACAACCTGAAAGTACAATAAGAGATTTTTCAAAGGCTCTTTTAGAAGCACATAGTAATGTAGGTCGTTGCAAAAAATGTTTTAATTTGACTTCAGAAGATGAATGTGAAATTTGTAAAAATACTGAAAGAAATCAAAAACTAATTTGTGTAGTAGCAGAAACTAAAGATTTGCTTGCTTTAGAGCGCGCTAGAGAATTTAAAGGTGTTTACCATGTTATTGGTGGTTTAATATCCCCAATGGATTCTGTTGGCCCCGAACTCTTAGAAATAAGAAGCTTGGTAGAAAGAGTTAGTAAGTCTGAAATAGATGAAATCATATTGGCACTGACCCCCAGTGTTGAGGGAGATACAACAAGTCTTTATATTGGAAAATTGTTAGCCCCTTTTACTAAAGTTACGAGGATTGCATATGGCCTTCCAATGGGCAGTGAACTTGAATATGTGGATGAAGTTACACTTGCAAGGGCGTTAGAAGGAAGAACAAAACTAAATTAG
- the bioB gene encoding biotin synthase BioB, translating into MTKSNNHSYSEIRFDWGRDEILEILNMPLIDLMWEAQIVHRKFNKYKVQLASLFSVKTGGCEENCSYCSQSIYSTSEIKSHPQFEVEEVLGRARLAKDEGAERFCMGWAWREIRDGKSFDAMLKMVSGVRDLGMEACVTAGMLTDEQAARLAEAGLTAYNHNLDTSPDYYKNIITTRTYQDRLDTIDRVRKAGINVCCGGIIGLGETDSDRASLLEVLSNMNPHPESVPINSLVAIEGTGLEDNQEIDSIEMIRMIATARILMPKSKIRLSAGRENLSKEAQILCFQCGANSIFYGDELLTTSNPSFQSDRSLLKEVGVLFNEDFESCKKKLSSL; encoded by the coding sequence ATGACTAAGTCGAATAATCATTCATACAGTGAAATTAGATTCGATTGGGGTAGAGATGAGATATTGGAAATACTCAATATGCCTCTGATAGATTTAATGTGGGAAGCACAGATTGTTCATAGGAAATTCAACAAATATAAAGTTCAATTGGCATCTTTATTCAGTGTGAAAACTGGAGGATGTGAAGAAAATTGCTCTTATTGTAGTCAATCAATCTATAGTACTAGCGAAATTAAAAGTCATCCTCAATTTGAAGTTGAAGAGGTTTTAGGGAGAGCTCGATTAGCAAAAGATGAGGGTGCAGAAAGGTTCTGTATGGGTTGGGCATGGAGAGAAATTAGAGATGGGAAATCCTTTGATGCAATGTTAAAGATGGTAAGTGGTGTGAGAGATTTAGGAATGGAAGCATGTGTTACAGCAGGCATGCTTACTGATGAACAAGCCGCAAGATTAGCCGAGGCAGGTTTAACCGCATATAATCACAATCTTGATACTAGTCCAGATTATTATAAAAATATTATTACTACTAGAACTTATCAAGACAGATTAGATACTATTGATAGAGTTAGAAAAGCTGGAATAAATGTATGTTGTGGAGGAATAATAGGCTTGGGGGAAACTGATAGTGATAGAGCATCGCTATTGGAAGTGCTTTCAAACATGAATCCACACCCTGAAAGCGTTCCTATAAATTCATTAGTAGCTATCGAAGGTACTGGCTTAGAAGATAATCAAGAAATTGATTCGATTGAGATGATAAGGATGATAGCTACAGCAAGAATTCTTATGCCTAAAAGTAAAATAAGATTAAGCGCAGGGAGAGAAAATCTCTCAAAAGAAGCTCAAATTTTATGTTTTCAATGTGGGGCAAATTCAATTTTTTATGGAGATGAGTTACTCACGACTTCAAATCCATCTTTTCAGTCTGACAGATCACTTTTAAAAGAAGTTGGGGTTCTTTTTAATGAAGATTTTGAAAGTTGTAAAAAAAAATTATCTTCTTTATGA
- the lipA gene encoding lipoyl synthase — protein sequence MIQDNNIKEENILRLPSWIKFPISKASEFEKIQTLIKKSNIHTICEEARCPNRAECYASGTATFLLGGSICSRSCAFCQVNKGRPSSINNDECIKVAEAVKVLNLKYVVLTSVARDDLPDHGATLFISTINQIRKVDSTIKIEVLTPDLWGGGKDFNETNNLQTERLKMILEKDPVCFNHNLETVERLQKEVRRGANYEKSLSLLKKSKDIAPHIQTKSGIMLGLGETLDEIKHTIYDLKKINCDQITIGQYLRPSLNHLAVKKYWDPSEFKYLYRFSKELGFKKVSSGPLVRSSYHAG from the coding sequence ATGATTCAAGACAACAATATCAAAGAAGAAAATATTTTGAGACTCCCCTCCTGGATAAAGTTTCCTATTAGTAAAGCTTCAGAGTTCGAAAAAATACAAACACTTATCAAAAAATCAAATATTCATACTATTTGTGAAGAAGCAAGATGCCCCAATAGAGCGGAATGTTACGCCTCAGGAACAGCCACTTTCTTGCTGGGCGGATCTATTTGTTCTCGTTCTTGTGCGTTCTGTCAGGTCAACAAAGGTAGACCTAGTTCAATTAATAATGATGAATGTATTAAAGTAGCTGAAGCAGTAAAAGTACTAAATTTAAAATATGTTGTTTTAACCTCTGTAGCTAGAGATGATCTCCCTGATCATGGCGCAACTTTATTTATATCCACTATTAATCAGATTAGAAAAGTTGATTCAACGATAAAAATAGAGGTTTTAACACCTGACTTATGGGGAGGGGGTAAAGACTTTAATGAAACTAATAATCTTCAGACCGAGAGATTGAAGATGATTTTAGAAAAAGATCCAGTTTGCTTTAATCATAATCTTGAAACTGTTGAAAGACTTCAAAAAGAAGTTAGAAGAGGTGCAAATTACGAAAAATCACTAAGTTTACTAAAAAAGTCAAAAGATATTGCTCCTCATATTCAGACTAAATCAGGTATTATGTTGGGTCTTGGGGAAACATTGGATGAGATAAAACATACAATTTATGATCTAAAAAAAATAAATTGTGATCAAATTACAATAGGTCAATATTTACGACCCTCCTTAAATCATTTGGCAGTTAAGAAATATTGGGATCCATCAGAGTTTAAATATTTATATCGCTTCTCCAAAGAATTAGGATTTAAGAAAGTCTCTTCTGGACCCTTAGTTAGAAGTAGTTATCATGCTGGTTAA